One Deltaproteobacteria bacterium DNA window includes the following coding sequences:
- a CDS encoding cell division protein ZapA, which translates to MKKPIRIRILDHEYLLRSDEDEARVKEIAEFVNGKLGEIRHSGTNLSEGKAAILAAFYVASDYFQALRERDELAKYVEDRIRSINEQIDALSQQAIFPE; encoded by the coding sequence ATGAAGAAGCCTATCAGAATCAGAATCCTTGATCACGAGTATCTGTTAAGGAGCGATGAGGATGAAGCGCGAGTCAAGGAGATCGCTGAATTCGTAAATGGTAAGTTAGGAGAGATCAGGCATAGCGGGACCAATCTTTCAGAAGGAAAGGCGGCCATATTAGCTGCCTTTTATGTGGCCAGCGATTATTTTCAGGCATTGAGAGAACGTGATGAGCTGGCTAAATATGTTGAGGATCGCATCCGTTCAATCAATGAACAGATCGACGCATTATCTCAACAGGCGATATTCCCGGAATAA
- the zapB gene encoding cell division protein ZapB codes for MKTEEETSQYRVWNTLNSEEETDQFQLLEQKIDKLITTIKNLKTEKESLKEKLQIQEEKSADLTREMEGLKAGRDKARQRIVSLLEKIEQIDS; via the coding sequence ATGAAAACAGAAGAAGAGACCAGCCAGTACAGGGTCTGGAACACTTTGAATTCGGAAGAAGAAACCGATCAATTTCAATTGCTCGAACAAAAAATTGACAAACTGATTACCACCATAAAAAATCTGAAAACCGAGAAAGAATCGCTTAAGGAAAAACTTCAAATACAGGAAGAAAAGTCGGCGGATCTGACCCGTGAGATGGAAGGGCTGAAAGCGGGTCGGGACAAGGCCAGGCAAAGGATTGTCTCTCTCTTGGAGAAGATCGAGCAGATCGACAGCTAG
- a CDS encoding F0F1 ATP synthase subunit epsilon produces MGKLQLEVVTPEKVLVSQEVEMVVAPGSLGEFGILEGHVPFLSGIIPGELRYSSGGRTERFVVTSGFAEVSNNQVSILVDAAERAAEIDVERARKAMERAKERLARERKTGDVDFLRAEAALKRAIVRMRIAEKQI; encoded by the coding sequence ATGGGAAAACTACAATTGGAAGTTGTGACCCCTGAAAAGGTTTTGGTGAGCCAGGAGGTGGAGATGGTGGTCGCGCCGGGCTCCCTGGGGGAGTTTGGCATTCTTGAGGGCCATGTGCCGTTTCTTTCGGGAATTATACCGGGTGAGTTGCGTTATTCATCGGGCGGCCGTACAGAGCGGTTCGTCGTTACCTCTGGCTTTGCCGAGGTTTCCAACAACCAGGTCTCTATACTTGTGGATGCGGCCGAAAGGGCCGCTGAGATTGATGTGGAGCGTGCGCGAAAGGCGATGGAAAGGGCTAAGGAGCGTCTGGCCAGGGAGAGGAAAACCGGAGATGTGGATTTTCTCAGGGCTGAGGCGGCCCTGAAAAGGGCCATTGTACGGATGCGAATTGCTGAAAAGCAAATATAG
- a CDS encoding NRDE family protein, with protein sequence MCLLLLALQAHPVYKLIIMANRDEFYDRPTAQAAFWDERSDILAGRDLRAKGTWFGITRNGRIAAITNYRDPAALRSDAPSRGRLVSDFLKGGEDPETYLSGLVLNAERYNGFNLIVGLQDQLSWYSNQGRGIQRIMPGIHGLSNHLLNTPWPKVSRGKAALNAILSNSPVLLPDALFDILLDRSVASDDRLPDTGVGIEWERILSPLFIAGPGYGTRSSTLLLIDREDRVTFLERTHDAVRAQHRDVAFTFLIQN encoded by the coding sequence ATGTGCCTCCTCCTCCTGGCCCTCCAAGCGCATCCTGTTTATAAACTGATCATTATGGCAAACCGGGATGAATTCTATGATCGTCCTACGGCTCAGGCCGCCTTCTGGGATGAAAGATCCGATATCCTCGCAGGGAGAGATCTGAGAGCCAAAGGCACATGGTTCGGGATCACCCGGAACGGCCGGATCGCCGCCATCACCAATTACCGCGATCCGGCCGCTCTCCGGTCCGATGCCCCCTCCAGAGGCAGGTTGGTCAGCGATTTCCTTAAAGGAGGAGAAGACCCCGAGACCTATCTCAGCGGGCTGGTCTTGAACGCAGAGAGATACAACGGATTCAACCTTATCGTGGGCCTCCAGGATCAACTCTCCTGGTATTCAAACCAGGGCCGTGGCATCCAGCGCATCATGCCGGGGATCCACGGTCTCAGCAACCATCTTCTGAATACCCCGTGGCCCAAGGTATCCCGTGGAAAGGCCGCCCTCAACGCCATCCTTTCAAACTCCCCCGTCCTTTTACCAGACGCCCTTTTTGACATCCTCCTTGACCGATCCGTCGCATCGGATGATCGCCTTCCCGATACGGGGGTCGGGATTGAATGGGAACGAATCCTCTCACCCCTCTTTATCGCCGGCCCCGGCTACGGAACCCGATCTTCGACACTTCTTCTTATTGACCGTGAAGACCGTGTGACGTTCCTGGAAAGGACCCACGACGCAGTGCGGGCGCAACACAGAGACGTGGCGTTTACATTTCTTATCCAAAACTGA
- the atpD gene encoding F0F1 ATP synthase subunit beta: MNEGKLIQVIGAVVDVEFSDGELPEILTALLLTNPAIDDTEDNLVVEVAQHLGDNVVRCIAMDVTDGLVRGMKVKNTGKPIQMPVGEPGLGRVLNVVGKPVDGLGPVNATEFYSIHRHAPAFEDQDTSVNVLETGVKVIDLLVPFPRGGKMGMFGGAGVGKTVVMMEMIHNIAMQHGGISVFAGVGERTREGNDLYLEMKESGVLPKAALIYGQMTEPPGARARVALSALTAAEYYRDEKGQDVLLFIDNIFRFTQAGSEVSALLGRIPSAVGYQPTLGTDLGELQERITSTTKGSITSVQCVYVPADDLTDPAPATTFAHLDGTVVLSRQITELGIYPAVDPLDSTSRILDPNVLGEEHYYTSRQVQQILQKYKDLQDIIAILGMDELSDEDKLTVGRARRIQRFLSQPFHVAETFTGTAGKYVPVKETVQGFKEIIEGKHDDLPEAAFYMVGNIEEAREKAERMAAASK, encoded by the coding sequence ATGAATGAGGGCAAATTAATACAAGTGATCGGTGCGGTTGTTGATGTGGAGTTTTCAGACGGAGAACTACCGGAAATCCTCACAGCGCTCCTTCTCACCAATCCAGCCATTGATGATACAGAGGACAATCTTGTTGTAGAGGTTGCGCAGCATCTGGGCGACAATGTGGTCCGTTGCATTGCCATGGACGTAACCGACGGCCTGGTGAGAGGCATGAAGGTCAAAAATACGGGGAAACCGATTCAGATGCCGGTTGGAGAACCCGGGCTGGGCCGTGTCCTCAATGTGGTGGGAAAACCGGTTGACGGGCTGGGCCCAGTGAATGCCACGGAATTCTACTCGATTCACCGGCATGCCCCTGCATTTGAGGACCAGGATACGAGTGTAAATGTTCTCGAGACAGGCGTTAAGGTCATTGATCTCCTGGTACCTTTTCCCCGTGGCGGGAAAATGGGGATGTTCGGTGGGGCTGGTGTGGGCAAGACCGTCGTCATGATGGAGATGATCCACAATATCGCCATGCAGCACGGCGGTATCAGCGTATTCGCCGGCGTCGGCGAAAGGACCCGGGAAGGGAATGACCTGTACCTTGAAATGAAGGAATCCGGGGTGCTCCCAAAGGCCGCCCTGATCTACGGACAGATGACAGAGCCGCCCGGAGCGCGCGCGCGAGTGGCCCTCTCTGCGCTTACCGCGGCCGAGTATTACAGAGATGAGAAAGGGCAGGACGTGCTCCTGTTTATCGACAACATCTTTCGGTTTACCCAGGCGGGATCAGAGGTGTCCGCACTTCTGGGCCGGATCCCGTCCGCGGTCGGTTATCAGCCCACTCTGGGTACCGACCTGGGCGAACTCCAGGAGCGTATCACCTCTACCACCAAGGGCTCCATTACATCGGTACAGTGCGTATACGTTCCGGCGGATGACCTGACCGACCCTGCTCCCGCCACCACCTTTGCCCATCTGGATGGAACGGTGGTGCTTTCACGGCAGATCACTGAGCTCGGAATTTATCCCGCGGTAGATCCTCTGGATTCCACATCTCGAATCCTTGACCCGAATGTGTTGGGCGAGGAGCACTATTACACCTCGCGACAGGTTCAGCAGATCCTTCAGAAATACAAGGATCTTCAGGATATTATCGCTATCCTGGGAATGGACGAACTCTCTGATGAAGACAAGCTGACAGTGGGGAGGGCCCGTCGAATCCAGCGTTTTCTGTCCCAGCCGTTCCATGTGGCCGAGACCTTTACGGGCACTGCCGGGAAATATGTTCCTGTCAAGGAGACGGTTCAGGGATTCAAGGAGATCATTGAAGGAAAGCATGATGATCTGCCGGAGGCGGCATTTTACATGGTGGGCAATATCGAAGAGGCACGGGAAAAGGCCGAACGTATGGCTGCAGCGAGCAAATAG
- a CDS encoding F0F1 ATP synthase subunit delta — MTGSRISKRYAKALLSLGQEDGNYIAYGNDLNEFDRFCSANEEFIKVVANQIFSVGERKRVLDAVLAKSAYADMVKNFLRLLLDKNRIGGIQEISEYYSKLTDEISNITRADIITAKPLKKAAREKLAVVLAGLTAKEVKIEVKEDASLIGGLVVKIGDLVLDGSVKAQLKGLKESLKRGEYN, encoded by the coding sequence TTGACCGGCTCAAGAATTTCCAAAAGATATGCTAAGGCGCTGCTCAGCTTAGGGCAGGAGGACGGTAATTACATTGCCTATGGAAACGACCTTAATGAATTCGACAGGTTTTGCTCTGCGAATGAGGAATTTATCAAGGTGGTTGCCAACCAGATCTTTTCCGTAGGAGAGCGGAAGCGGGTACTTGATGCCGTGCTCGCCAAGAGCGCCTATGCGGATATGGTCAAAAATTTTCTGAGGCTCCTCTTGGATAAGAACCGGATCGGGGGCATTCAAGAGATCTCGGAGTATTATTCGAAACTCACCGATGAGATCTCAAACATCACCCGTGCAGATATTATTACGGCCAAACCTCTTAAAAAGGCTGCCAGGGAAAAGCTGGCGGTGGTCCTTGCCGGGCTGACCGCAAAAGAGGTCAAAATAGAGGTAAAAGAAGACGCGTCCCTCATCGGGGGGCTTGTCGTTAAAATAGGGGATTTGGTATTGGATGGCAGTGTGAAGGCCCAACTGAAAGGGTTAAAAGAATCATTAAAAAGGGGTGAATACAACTAA
- a CDS encoding polymer-forming cytoskeletal protein, with product MKYGRHQITAFLGADTQFEGRLSFKGIVRIDGRFKGDVKTEGTLIVGQTAVVECDVHAATIIVSGEIRGNLLAGDKIELLAPARVFGDIEAPSIIIHAGVVFEGNCRTEIAQIREEVPENKVAFLQRASETKNGT from the coding sequence ATGAAATACGGAAGACATCAGATTACGGCTTTTCTGGGCGCCGATACGCAATTTGAGGGGAGGCTCTCTTTTAAAGGAATCGTTCGAATTGACGGGCGGTTCAAAGGTGATGTGAAGACCGAAGGGACCCTGATCGTGGGGCAGACGGCTGTGGTGGAATGTGATGTCCACGCTGCAACCATCATTGTGAGCGGCGAGATTCGCGGAAATCTATTAGCCGGCGACAAGATCGAACTCCTCGCTCCGGCCAGGGTTTTCGGAGACATCGAAGCACCATCCATCATCATCCACGCCGGAGTGGTGTTTGAGGGAAATTGCCGCACCGAGATTGCTCAGATAAGGGAGGAAGTGCCTGAAAATAAGGTGGCATTTCTCCAAAGGGCGTCGGAAACAAAAAATGGGACCTGA
- the atpG gene encoding ATP synthase F1 subunit gamma, with product MATLRDILRKIGAVKKTRQITRAMNMVAAAKLRGAQTRMEGFEPYARKFSEVLGNLAMRIEPDVHPLLIKRDAVTRVELLHFTGDRGLCGSFNMNLITAAEKWAKEERGKGITCSLTTVGKKGRDYFRKRDYDLVDSHINLYGNVEISFVNQMTAGFINRYLSGEVDEVYMMYSHFVGMAKQLPTLVKLIPIEPPKAEAGEETSGGATEYLCEPDPEGLLIELLPKHISVQIYNGFLQNETSEHAARMAAMDNASKNCNDIIESLTLVYNKARQAAITAELMDIVGGAEALKG from the coding sequence ATGGCAACCTTAAGAGATATCCTGCGGAAGATCGGCGCGGTCAAGAAGACAAGGCAGATTACCAGGGCCATGAATATGGTGGCCGCGGCCAAGCTGCGCGGCGCCCAAACGAGGATGGAGGGGTTTGAACCCTATGCAAGGAAGTTCTCGGAGGTGCTTGGGAATCTGGCCATGCGCATTGAGCCCGATGTCCACCCCCTCCTCATCAAGCGAGACGCTGTTACCCGGGTCGAGCTCCTGCACTTCACCGGGGACAGAGGTCTGTGCGGCAGCTTCAACATGAACCTCATCACCGCGGCCGAGAAGTGGGCAAAAGAGGAACGGGGGAAGGGGATTACGTGCAGTCTAACCACTGTAGGGAAAAAGGGAAGAGATTATTTCCGCAAACGCGATTATGATCTTGTGGACAGCCATATTAATCTATACGGCAATGTGGAGATATCGTTCGTCAATCAGATGACTGCCGGCTTTATCAACCGCTACCTGTCCGGCGAGGTCGATGAAGTCTATATGATGTACAGTCATTTTGTCGGCATGGCCAAGCAGTTGCCCACCCTGGTGAAACTGATTCCGATTGAGCCCCCCAAGGCGGAAGCTGGAGAAGAGACGTCGGGCGGTGCCACGGAGTATCTCTGCGAGCCTGATCCCGAGGGGCTTCTCATAGAACTGCTGCCCAAACATATCAGTGTCCAGATCTACAATGGATTTCTGCAAAACGAGACAAGTGAACACGCAGCGCGGATGGCCGCCATGGACAACGCATCCAAGAACTGCAATGATATTATTGAAAGTCTTACCTTGGTCTACAATAAGGCACGACAGGCGGCCATTACGGCTGAACTGATGGACATCGTGGGCGGTGCCGAGGCCTTGAAGGGATAA
- the atpA gene encoding F0F1 ATP synthase subunit alpha: protein MEIRAEEISQIIRDQIKDYEKKVEVSETGTVLSVGDGIARVYGIEKAMAMEMVEFPGGIFGLCLNLEEDNVGVAVMGDDSKIKEGDTVKRTGRIAEIPVGEAVLGRVIDAVGQPLDGKGPIEATEFRRVEMVAPGVIARQPVKEPMYTGIKAIDAMTPVGRGQRELIIGDRQIGKTAICVDAIINQKNTDIYCIYVATGQKKSTVAQVVNILERHGAMEYTTVVAACASDPATQQFISPYAGCAIGEYYRDQGKHALILYDDLSKQATAYRQVSLLLRRPPGREAFPGDIFYNHSRLLERAAKLNDQLGGGSLTALPIIETQAGDVSAYIPTNVISITDGQVYLEPNLFFSGVRPAINVGLSVSRVGGAAQTKAMKKVAGTLRLDMAQFRELEAFAQFGSDLDKATLKQLNRGRRLVEVLKQPQYQPMTAENEVAILFAAANGYLDKWPEESVADYEKQMLEFMHSKYSDVLKDIKESGDISGETDSKLKKALDEFGEMFQPAA from the coding sequence ATGGAGATCAGAGCAGAAGAAATAAGTCAGATAATCCGTGACCAGATTAAAGACTACGAAAAAAAGGTCGAGGTGAGTGAGACCGGTACCGTACTCTCCGTAGGTGACGGTATTGCTCGAGTCTATGGGATCGAAAAGGCGATGGCTATGGAAATGGTAGAATTTCCGGGCGGCATCTTTGGTCTCTGTCTGAATCTGGAAGAAGACAACGTGGGTGTGGCCGTCATGGGGGACGACTCCAAGATCAAGGAAGGCGACACCGTTAAACGGACGGGCAGGATTGCTGAGATCCCTGTTGGCGAAGCGGTTCTGGGTAGAGTTATCGACGCCGTGGGTCAGCCCCTCGATGGAAAGGGTCCCATAGAAGCGACGGAATTCCGTCGTGTTGAGATGGTGGCGCCCGGAGTTATTGCCCGACAGCCGGTGAAGGAACCGATGTACACGGGGATTAAGGCGATTGATGCCATGACGCCGGTGGGAAGGGGACAGCGGGAACTGATCATCGGCGACCGTCAGATCGGCAAAACGGCCATTTGCGTTGATGCCATCATCAATCAGAAAAACACGGACATCTATTGCATATATGTGGCCACGGGTCAGAAGAAATCGACGGTTGCCCAGGTTGTGAATATCCTGGAACGCCACGGGGCCATGGAATATACCACGGTCGTAGCCGCCTGCGCCAGCGACCCGGCCACCCAGCAGTTTATTTCCCCCTATGCCGGATGCGCCATCGGTGAATATTACCGCGACCAGGGAAAACATGCCCTGATTCTTTATGATGACCTTTCCAAACAGGCCACGGCGTACAGACAGGTATCCCTCCTCCTAAGGCGGCCACCGGGCCGGGAGGCATTCCCGGGAGACATTTTCTACAACCATTCCCGTCTCCTTGAACGGGCCGCCAAGCTAAACGACCAATTGGGAGGCGGTTCCTTGACGGCCCTGCCGATCATCGAAACCCAGGCCGGCGATGTTTCCGCTTATATCCCCACCAACGTGATTTCCATTACTGACGGCCAGGTCTATCTGGAGCCGAACCTCTTTTTCTCGGGCGTCCGTCCGGCCATCAATGTCGGGCTTTCAGTCTCCCGGGTGGGTGGCGCGGCCCAGACAAAGGCCATGAAAAAGGTGGCCGGAACCCTTCGTCTGGATATGGCCCAGTTCAGGGAATTGGAGGCATTTGCCCAGTTCGGGAGCGACCTGGATAAGGCGACGCTGAAGCAATTGAACAGAGGTCGCCGGCTTGTGGAAGTCTTGAAACAGCCCCAGTACCAGCCCATGACCGCTGAAAACGAGGTTGCCATCCTCTTTGCCGCGGCGAATGGCTATTTGGATAAATGGCCGGAGGAATCCGTTGCCGACTATGAAAAGCAGATGTTGGAGTTCATGCACAGCAAGTATTCTGACGTCTTGAAAGACATCAAGGAAAGCGGGGATATTTCAGGGGAGACAGACAGTAAACTGAAGAAGGCCCTTGACGAATTCGGGGAGATGTTCCAGCCGGCTGCTTAA
- a CDS encoding ATP synthase F0 subunit B, with amino-acid sequence MLNIDGTLIFQIANFLILLFILNLILFKPIRKILSQREEEMNSRRKTIDDYQGRAAQSEKDIEEGKIQARKEGYTIRETLKSQGLEEEKGILQEAGAAVEQKLDVAKKEVEGKVAAARGALEDQIASFSNELAQKILGRSIQ; translated from the coding sequence ATGCTGAACATTGACGGTACCCTGATCTTCCAAATCGCTAATTTCCTCATTCTCCTTTTCATTTTGAATCTAATCCTCTTTAAGCCCATCCGAAAGATCCTCTCCCAGCGGGAGGAAGAGATGAACTCCCGGCGCAAAACCATTGACGACTATCAAGGTCGCGCCGCTCAGAGCGAAAAAGATATCGAAGAGGGCAAGATTCAGGCCAGAAAAGAGGGCTATACCATAAGGGAGACGCTCAAGAGCCAGGGCTTGGAAGAAGAAAAGGGGATATTGCAGGAAGCCGGGGCAGCGGTGGAGCAGAAACTCGATGTTGCCAAAAAGGAAGTCGAGGGAAAGGTGGCTGCTGCGAGAGGCGCCCTCGAAGATCAGATTGCGAGTTTTTCGAACGAATTGGCCCAGAAGATATTGGGAAGGAGCATTCAATGA
- a CDS encoding acyl-CoA dehydrogenase family protein, with protein MDFHFADEQLMFKEQVIRFAKKEIVPRVQEHDLKGEFDAHAFRRLGEFGILGLHFPEALGGSDADVVTTVLAGEALGEAGVDGGLTLAYGAHTFLCGDTIYAHGTDAQRAAYIPKLASGEWIGCMGLTEPGAGSDVASMTTRAEKRGDRYVLNGNKMFITNGPVADVAVVYAKTGKDLKHAGISAFIVEKGTPGFSAGNNLIKMGVRTSHTSELIFEDCEIPEAHLIGQEGSGFLMAMQTVEWDRSALLAPFVGAMTYVLEKCTRYAKERYQFGRPIGQFQAIKHKLADIKIFIEAARTLCYRIAWCKDQGRPLNHLEAAVAKLFVGDWGLRPANDAMALFGGYGYCHEYEVERCFRDSRLAPIGGGTSEIQKKIISKLI; from the coding sequence ATGGATTTTCATTTCGCCGACGAACAATTAATGTTCAAGGAACAGGTCATCCGTTTCGCCAAGAAGGAAATCGTTCCGAGAGTCCAGGAGCATGACCTCAAAGGGGAATTTGATGCGCACGCCTTTCGCAGGTTGGGCGAGTTCGGGATTCTGGGCCTTCATTTTCCAGAGGCGCTCGGCGGAAGTGATGCCGACGTGGTGACCACCGTGCTTGCAGGGGAGGCCCTGGGCGAGGCGGGAGTGGATGGCGGCCTGACCCTCGCTTATGGCGCCCACACCTTCCTTTGCGGGGATACGATTTATGCCCATGGTACCGATGCCCAGCGCGCGGCATATATACCGAAACTGGCTTCAGGAGAGTGGATCGGATGCATGGGACTTACCGAACCCGGAGCAGGGTCGGATGTGGCCTCCATGACGACCCGGGCCGAAAAAAGGGGGGATCGGTATGTCTTAAACGGCAACAAGATGTTTATCACAAACGGGCCGGTCGCCGATGTGGCAGTGGTTTATGCCAAGACGGGCAAAGATCTCAAACACGCGGGGATCTCCGCCTTCATCGTGGAAAAGGGAACTCCGGGCTTTTCCGCTGGAAACAATCTCATCAAGATGGGGGTGCGAACCTCCCATACCTCGGAGTTGATCTTCGAAGACTGTGAAATCCCCGAGGCGCATCTCATCGGTCAGGAGGGAAGCGGATTCCTTATGGCCATGCAAACCGTGGAATGGGACAGGAGCGCCCTGCTGGCCCCTTTTGTGGGCGCCATGACCTATGTCCTGGAGAAATGTACGCGCTATGCCAAGGAACGTTACCAGTTCGGCCGGCCGATCGGCCAGTTTCAGGCCATCAAACACAAACTGGCCGATATCAAGATCTTTATCGAGGCGGCCAGGACGTTATGTTACCGCATCGCATGGTGCAAGGACCAGGGGAGGCCTCTCAATCACTTAGAGGCGGCTGTCGCCAAGCTGTTTGTAGGAGACTGGGGCCTGAGACCGGCCAACGATGCCATGGCCCTTTTCGGGGGGTACGGATACTGCCATGAATATGAAGTGGAACGGTGTTTCAGGGACAGCAGGCTTGCCCCCATCGGAGGGGGGACTTCGGAAATTCAGAAAAAAATCATATCCAAGCTCATCTAA
- a CDS encoding ATP synthase F0 subunit B gives MIRFETGRIRSLFIAVCTVMISSAFCGLAFAAEGGHGGGDVTNLLYRILNFTLMVIILVVVIRKTTIKDFFSNRKEEIRQKLESLKSDKEAAERRYSELEKKLSAFEIQKKEITDQFRADGAAEREKIINEARERAAQILAQASLTIEREIQAARDRLLQEMVEVAAARAEDIIAKQIKDSDQDHLVSEFIERVERLH, from the coding sequence ATGATCAGGTTTGAGACGGGAAGGATAAGATCTTTGTTCATCGCTGTTTGCACCGTGATGATATCGTCGGCCTTCTGCGGGCTGGCCTTTGCCGCCGAGGGGGGGCACGGCGGGGGCGATGTGACCAATCTGCTGTATCGAATCTTGAATTTTACGCTGATGGTGATCATTCTGGTGGTGGTGATCAGAAAGACGACCATCAAGGACTTTTTTTCGAACCGCAAGGAAGAGATCCGTCAGAAGCTGGAATCTTTGAAGAGCGATAAGGAGGCCGCTGAGCGCCGATATAGTGAGCTGGAGAAGAAGCTGAGCGCATTTGAGATTCAAAAAAAGGAGATTACCGACCAGTTCAGGGCCGACGGGGCTGCCGAAAGGGAAAAAATCATTAATGAGGCCAGGGAAAGAGCTGCTCAGATTCTGGCTCAGGCCAGCCTGACCATCGAGCGTGAGATTCAGGCCGCCAGGGACAGGCTGTTGCAGGAAATGGTCGAGGTGGCTGCGGCAAGGGCTGAAGATATCATTGCGAAACAGATCAAAGACAGCGATCAGGACCATCTGGTCAGCGAATTCATAGAAAGGGTGGAGAGGCTACATTGA
- the rny gene encoding ribonuclease Y has translation MVISAVYIIVLIGGGLFAGAFIGFFVRKKLVENRIEAIEEYSKRILAEAQKEAKTIKRETALQAKDSVYQMKLEFEKETREKKENLLVQEKRLLHKTEQFDKKVEQLEKREEKISEREQEADRIRKEIRKKEDEYQRLVLEQRKQLEKLAGISMEEAKQILINSMEMEAKHDAAKIIRRIENEARSEADRKSQEIIALAVKRYAGDYAAEKIVSVVSLPNEEMKGRIIGREGRNIRAIEAATGIDLIIDDTPEAVILSGFNPVRRQVAKVSLERLIDDGRIHPARIEEIVAKVDKEIEASIKEAGEQATFDVGVHGINPELVKLIGRLKYRSSYAQNVLQHSMEVSFLCGVMAAELGVNVKQAKRAGLLHDIGKAVDHEVEGPHALIGADLARRYGESAQVIHAIAAHHEDVQPESVLSVLVQASDTLSGARPGARQEMLESYVKRLEKLEEIATSFHGVSKSFAIQAGREIRIMVEGKIVDDDQAHLLCNEIAKKIEKELTYPGQIKVTVIREIRAVGYAK, from the coding sequence ATGGTCATAAGCGCTGTTTATATAATTGTGTTGATCGGGGGCGGCCTGTTTGCAGGGGCTTTTATCGGCTTCTTTGTCCGCAAGAAGCTTGTGGAGAACAGGATAGAGGCCATTGAGGAATACTCCAAGAGAATACTGGCCGAGGCCCAAAAAGAGGCCAAAACCATAAAAAGGGAGACTGCCCTTCAGGCCAAAGACTCTGTTTATCAGATGAAGCTTGAATTTGAAAAGGAGACCAGAGAGAAGAAAGAAAACCTTCTGGTTCAGGAAAAACGCCTCCTTCACAAGACAGAGCAATTTGATAAAAAAGTCGAACAATTAGAAAAAAGGGAAGAAAAGATATCGGAACGGGAACAGGAAGCCGACCGGATCCGGAAGGAGATAAGAAAAAAGGAGGATGAATATCAACGACTTGTCTTAGAACAGAGAAAGCAGTTGGAGAAACTGGCCGGGATTTCAATGGAAGAGGCCAAACAGATCCTCATTAATTCCATGGAAATGGAGGCCAAGCATGATGCGGCGAAGATTATTCGAAGGATTGAGAATGAGGCGAGATCCGAGGCCGACCGGAAATCCCAGGAGATCATCGCTCTGGCTGTTAAGCGGTATGCCGGGGATTATGCGGCTGAAAAAATCGTATCTGTGGTGAGCCTTCCAAACGAAGAGATGAAGGGGAGAATCATCGGGCGAGAGGGGAGAAATATTCGTGCTATTGAAGCAGCGACGGGAATTGATCTGATCATCGACGATACCCCCGAGGCGGTGATTTTGTCCGGTTTCAACCCGGTGAGAAGGCAGGTTGCCAAGGTTTCCCTGGAGCGGCTCATCGATGACGGCAGGATTCATCCTGCCAGGATAGAGGAGATTGTCGCCAAGGTGGACAAGGAGATCGAAGCCAGCATCAAGGAGGCCGGAGAGCAGGCCACATTTGATGTGGGGGTTCATGGGATCAATCCGGAACTGGTGAAACTCATCGGACGACTCAAATATCGTTCCAGCTACGCGCAAAATGTGCTGCAGCATTCGATGGAAGTGAGCTTTCTTTGCGGTGTCATGGCCGCCGAACTGGGGGTGAACGTCAAGCAGGCAAAGCGTGCAGGGCTGCTCCACGACATCGGAAAGGCTGTTGACCATGAAGTAGAGGGTCCGCATGCCCTTATCGGGGCCGACCTGGCGAGAAGATATGGGGAATCGGCCCAGGTCATTCATGCCATTGCCGCCCATCATGAGGATGTCCAGCCCGAATCAGTCCTGTCCGTTTTAGTCCAGGCCTCCGATACCCTCTCCGGGGCCAGGCCGGGCGCCCGCCAGGAGATGCTGGAGTCATATGTCAAACGATTGGAAAAGCTGGAGGAGATTGCCACCTCGTTTCATGGAGTGAGCAAGTCTTTTGCCATTCAGGCTGGTCGGGAAATCCGGATCATGGTGGAAGGCAAAATCGTTGATGATGATCAGGCGCATCTGCTCTGCAATGAAATTGCAAAGAAGATAGAAAAGGAATTAACCTATCCGGGACAGATCAAGGTAACGGTGATCCGTGAAATCCGGGCGGTGGGGTATGCCAAATAG